From the Magnetococcales bacterium genome, the window TGGCGGCGGTGGGAGCGGATATGGTTCGCATTTCATGTCCGGACCGGGATGCCGCCGTGGCTTTTGGCCACATTCGCGCCGCATCTCCCGTGCCCTTGATTGCCGACATCCACTTTGATCATCGCCTTGCCTTGATGGTTTTGGAACGGGGTGTGGACGGCTTGCGGATCAATCCGGGCAACATTGGCGATCGCGAACGGGTGCGGGAGGTGGTGCGGGCCGCCCACGAGCGTCACGTCTCCATACGTATCGGCGTCAACGCCGGCTCTCTGGAAAAGGATTTGCTGGCCCGTTACGGTGAACCGTGCCCCGAGGCCATGGTGGAGTCCGCTCTGGGACATGTTCGCATCCTGGAGGATCTCGACTTTCAGGAGATCAAGATCAGCCTGAAAGCCAGCAACGTGGCCATGACCGTAGCGGCTTATCGGCTTTTGGCCCAGCAGGTGGCGTATCCTTTGCACCTGGGAGTGACCGAGGCAGGAGGGTTGCTTCCTGGAGCGGTCAAGTCGTCGGTTGCTTTGGGACTGTTGCTCTCCGAAGGGATCGGGGATACGCTGAGGGTCTCGCTCTCGACCGATCCGGTGGAAGAGGTGCGCGTGGGATTTGAAATCCTCAAATCCCTCGGGCTGCGCTCCCACGGCGTGGATATCATCGCCTGTCCTACCTGCTCACGACAAAAACTTCCGGTTATCCAGGTGGTGGAGCTTTTGGAGAAACGGTTGGCCCATATTCGTGAACCGGTGACGCTGTCGGTGATCGGCTGTGTGGTCAATGGACCGGGGGAGGCCAAGGAGAGCGCTGTGGGCGTTGTGGGCGGCGAGGGTGGCAACCTGTTGTATGTCCGAGGTGTTCCGGTGAAAAAAGTCAGCGATGATGGACTGGTGGAGGCCTTGGTGACGCAGGTGGAGGAGGCTGCGGCTGCCCTGAGAATGGAGGGGGAAGGTTCAGGACGGGGCGGGAGTTGTCGCTCATGATCACGGCGGTGCGGGGTACCCGGGATTTTTTACCGGAAGAGACCGGCGTCATGCAGTTTCTGGAGCAGAGCGCCGCGCAGGTTTTTTCCTGTTACGGGTTTCAGGAGATTCGTACTCCATTGATCGAATGGAGTGAACTTTTTACCCGTGCCGTGGGCGAGACCACCGACATCGTTGAAAAGGAGATGTATACTTTCCCCGACCGGAAGGGGAAATCCCTTTCGCTGCGACCGGAAGGGACGGCATCGGTGGTGCGGGCGTTCGTCAACCATGCCCAGAACCAGCGGCTGCCTTGGCGGGTGTGGTATCACGGGCCGATGTTTCGTTATGAACGTCCCCAGGAAGGGCGTTCGCGGCAGTTTCACCAGATTGGCTGTGAGGAGTTTGGCGCTCCGGGTCCGCTGGCCGATGCCCAGATGATGGCCATGGCGTGGCGCTTTCTCGATAAAATCGGTTTGGGAAGTTTCCTTCGGTTGGAGATCAATACCCTGGGTTGCCCGGAGTGTCGGGTTCCCTACC encodes:
- the ispG gene encoding flavodoxin-dependent (E)-4-hydroxy-3-methylbut-2-enyl-diphosphate synthase, whose protein sequence is MTRVRVTLPRRASRRIQVGSVAVGGDAPISVQSMTNTDTCDVAATLAQVRALAAVGADMVRISCPDRDAAVAFGHIRAASPVPLIADIHFDHRLALMVLERGVDGLRINPGNIGDRERVREVVRAAHERHVSIRIGVNAGSLEKDLLARYGEPCPEAMVESALGHVRILEDLDFQEIKISLKASNVAMTVAAYRLLAQQVAYPLHLGVTEAGGLLPGAVKSSVALGLLLSEGIGDTLRVSLSTDPVEEVRVGFEILKSLGLRSHGVDIIACPTCSRQKLPVIQVVELLEKRLAHIREPVTLSVIGCVVNGPGEAKESAVGVVGGEGGNLLYVRGVPVKKVSDDGLVEALVTQVEEAAAALRMEGEGSGRGGSCRS